A genomic window from Candidatus Kouleothrix ribensis includes:
- a CDS encoding glycosyltransferase, with translation MSVAIIIPLHNGAAFVRPCLRALLAQAGAPCTLVVVDNGSSDDGAAIVAAEFPQVQLIHSAAPLGFAGAINCGIRAALAAGAPPDTLVLLNQDTEAHPGWLAALLAPLAADPAAGIVGCKALFPNGTIQHAGAEILWPLGYGRNQGYGQPDAGMFDAAPAYVAFVGVALRRAMLDQIGLLDEGFNPAYFEDADLCLRARAAGWRVVYAPTAVLTHHEGAAAAAGDYGHAALLERNRLRLVLKHTSAATLLGEFRAAEQRQLAERLHGGSATVLRRAYLDALLMLPALAPAAEWHARQREVAAMLVELRQRASGAVPHAMQPRPAMPAPAPTPRRADPRPAELPPVAIVMLTWNGLAITQECLASLRALTTGVDYQLIVVDNGSTDGTREYLRTLDWITLIENATNEGFTKGNNRGFRAAPPGADILMLNNDTRIIQADWLARLRAVAHSDAAYGIVGCKLLAANGRLAHAGTYMLTDALWGWQVGGDEQDIGQYPGVRAVEGVIGACMYIRRDALDAIGPLDEQFFSYYEDTDYCLRASAAGYTIVCAGDVRVVHLENVSTRLNNVNFWGMYGTSQARFRTKWQDHYRQKYRQHLVWHSLVSAPSGYATSSRQLALALDRMDVDVRLAYLLGSDYAERNSGDPRIEQLRQRAKDTTLPQVLYGQGDLFHKNSGRYRVGFTMLETDGLPAEWVRQANQMDEVWAPSHFNLATFRDSGVARPIHVVPLGVDPNYFHPGIAARRMSARYTFLSVFEWGERKAPELLLRAYAAAFGPRDDVLLVLKIDNRDPGVHVAQQIAALGLPADGPQVALLLNHELPAYQLGCLYRSADCFVLPSRGEGWGMPILEAMACGLPAIATDWSAQTEFMRPEICYPLRVRALVPAVARNPYYAGFAWADPDFEHLVECMRYVYHQRDQARAVGLRAAEAVAREWTWAHAAEKIIARLEAVTQ, from the coding sequence ATGAGCGTCGCGATCATCATCCCCTTGCACAACGGCGCGGCGTTCGTGCGGCCGTGCCTGCGCGCGCTGCTGGCCCAGGCGGGCGCGCCCTGCACGCTCGTGGTGGTCGATAACGGCTCGAGCGACGATGGGGCCGCGATCGTGGCGGCCGAGTTCCCGCAGGTGCAGCTGATCCACTCGGCCGCGCCGCTGGGCTTCGCGGGCGCAATCAATTGCGGCATCCGCGCGGCGCTTGCGGCCGGCGCACCGCCCGATACGCTGGTGCTGCTGAACCAGGACACCGAGGCGCACCCCGGCTGGCTGGCCGCGCTGCTCGCGCCGCTCGCAGCCGACCCGGCCGCCGGTATTGTGGGCTGCAAAGCGCTGTTCCCGAATGGCACGATCCAGCACGCCGGCGCCGAGATCCTCTGGCCGCTGGGCTACGGCCGCAACCAGGGCTATGGCCAGCCCGACGCAGGCATGTTCGACGCCGCGCCCGCGTATGTCGCGTTTGTTGGCGTGGCGCTGCGCCGGGCCATGCTCGATCAGATCGGACTGCTCGACGAGGGCTTCAACCCGGCCTACTTCGAAGATGCCGACCTGTGCCTGCGCGCGCGCGCGGCCGGCTGGCGGGTGGTATATGCGCCCACCGCAGTGCTGACCCATCACGAAGGTGCGGCCGCTGCCGCCGGCGACTATGGCCACGCCGCGCTGCTCGAGCGCAACCGCCTGCGGCTGGTGCTCAAGCACACCTCCGCCGCCACACTGCTGGGCGAGTTTCGCGCCGCCGAGCAGCGCCAGCTGGCCGAACGCCTGCACGGCGGCAGCGCGACGGTGCTGCGCCGGGCCTACCTCGACGCGCTGCTGATGCTGCCCGCGCTGGCCCCGGCCGCCGAGTGGCACGCGCGCCAGCGCGAGGTCGCTGCTATGCTGGTGGAATTGCGCCAGCGCGCGAGCGGGGCCGTGCCGCACGCGATGCAGCCCCGCCCGGCCATGCCCGCGCCCGCCCCCACGCCTCGGCGCGCCGACCCGCGCCCGGCCGAGCTGCCGCCGGTGGCGATCGTCATGCTCACCTGGAACGGGCTGGCGATCACCCAGGAATGCCTGGCCAGCCTGCGCGCGCTGACGACCGGCGTCGACTACCAGCTGATCGTAGTCGACAACGGCTCGACCGACGGCACGCGCGAGTACCTGCGCACGCTCGACTGGATCACGCTGATCGAGAACGCAACCAACGAGGGCTTTACCAAGGGCAACAACCGCGGCTTCCGCGCCGCCCCGCCCGGCGCCGATATCCTGATGCTCAACAACGACACCCGGATCATCCAGGCCGACTGGCTGGCACGGCTGCGCGCGGTGGCGCACAGCGACGCGGCCTACGGCATCGTGGGCTGCAAGCTGCTGGCGGCGAACGGCCGGCTGGCGCACGCCGGCACCTACATGCTCACCGACGCGCTGTGGGGCTGGCAGGTGGGTGGCGACGAGCAGGACATCGGGCAGTACCCCGGCGTGCGCGCGGTCGAGGGCGTGATCGGCGCGTGCATGTACATCCGCCGCGACGCGCTCGACGCGATCGGGCCGCTCGACGAGCAGTTCTTCTCGTACTACGAAGACACCGACTACTGCCTGCGCGCCAGCGCGGCCGGCTATACGATCGTGTGCGCCGGCGACGTGCGCGTGGTACACCTCGAAAACGTCAGCACCCGCCTGAACAACGTCAACTTCTGGGGCATGTACGGCACGTCGCAGGCGCGCTTCCGCACGAAGTGGCAGGATCACTACCGCCAGAAGTATCGCCAGCACCTGGTGTGGCACTCGCTGGTGAGCGCGCCAAGCGGCTACGCCACCTCGTCGCGCCAGCTCGCGCTCGCGCTCGACCGCATGGACGTGGACGTGCGGCTGGCCTACCTGCTTGGCAGCGACTACGCCGAGCGTAATAGCGGCGACCCGCGCATCGAGCAGCTGCGCCAGCGCGCGAAAGACACCACCCTGCCGCAGGTGCTGTACGGCCAGGGCGACCTGTTCCACAAGAACAGCGGGCGCTACCGCGTCGGCTTCACCATGCTCGAGACCGACGGGCTGCCGGCCGAGTGGGTGCGCCAGGCCAACCAGATGGACGAGGTCTGGGCGCCGAGCCACTTCAACCTGGCCACCTTTCGCGACAGCGGCGTGGCGCGGCCGATCCATGTCGTACCGCTGGGCGTCGACCCGAACTACTTCCACCCTGGCATCGCGGCCCGGCGCATGAGCGCGCGCTACACCTTCCTATCGGTGTTCGAGTGGGGCGAGCGCAAGGCGCCCGAGCTGCTGCTGCGCGCGTATGCCGCCGCGTTCGGCCCGCGCGACGACGTGCTGCTGGTGTTGAAGATCGACAACCGCGACCCCGGCGTACACGTGGCCCAGCAGATCGCGGCGCTGGGCCTGCCCGCCGACGGCCCGCAGGTGGCGCTGCTGCTCAACCACGAGCTGCCGGCCTACCAGCTGGGCTGCCTGTATCGCAGCGCCGACTGCTTCGTGCTGCCGAGCCGTGGCGAGGGCTGGGGCATGCCCATCCTCGAGGCCATGGCCTGCGGCCTGCCGGCGATCGCCACCGACTGGAGCGCGCAGACTGAGTTCATGCGCCCGGAGATCTGCTACCCGCTGCGCGTGCGCGCGCTGGTGCCGGCGGTGGCGCGCAACCCATACTACGCCGGCTTCGCCTGGGCCGACCCCGACTTCGAGCACCTGGTCGAGTGCATGCGTTATGTCTACCATCAGCGCGACCAGGCGCGCGCCGTAGGCCTGCGCGCGGCCGAGGCGGTGGCCCGCGAGTGGACATGGGCGCATGCGGCCGAGAAGATCATCGCCCGGCTCGAGGCGGTGACGCAGTAG